GCCCTTTCCTCACACTCATTCTCCTCCCCAGTGGGCTCACTGTCAGACAGGTTTCTGGTGGACACATGAGAGGCGGCATTGCCTACCCACACATGCCCAGGAAGGGTCACTTCTTCTCTCCTCAGCTGCTTTTCTAGCAACTCCAAGGGTTTCTCTATCGTCCAGGAGACAGCTACACTCCTGTTCACTTGTACCCGCATGTAGAATATTTTCATGCCCCTTTCCTCTTCGTCTGTATACAGAGAGCCCTCACAGGATGAAGAGGATGAGAAGGAGACGTACTGTGATGGGGGAGCGGTCTCCCCTTGTTCCTGAACCTGGGCTAGGGGTGCTCTAGGCTGGGCAGTGTCTCGATGTAATCTCTGGATttctgaaaaaggaaattaaaaacataataacatGCATGGGCCATGCCGGAAGCTGAGGGAGCAGGTGTGGTAGACGAGGGAGGGACATTTGCATGACATAGCTGTGTCATGAGCTTGGTGTCTGTTGGCCGTAGGATGGAGTGGTGTATCTGGTGTCATCTGTGGGCTTTTCATCTGCGCGTGGGGGGATACTGGAGTGGTGTCTGTATACAAGGGTGTGGAGTATGGTGGTGAGGGCCGTGGTATGTGAGGGATGCAGAAGGATGCGTGTACGACAAGGAGTGCGAGTTTGGGAATGTCGGTGGTGCATTACTTGTGGAATGGGGCTGTGGTGCAGGAGAAGAGCACTGTGGATCACGTGCCTGGGGTTTCTGTGTGCACTGAGAAGGGCTGTGCCTGGAGGGCGGATGTATGTGTGAGCTGTGTGGACCTCAGCTGGATGGTCCTGCTCTCAGGCTGGAGGTCTATGATGAAGAACTCTGTCCTTCTCTGGAAGCAAGGGCAAAGACAAACCCTACATTTCCCCCTGAAGATGCTTAATCCGGTCCCTCTGCCCTCCACCTCAAGCCCAGACCCTTCCGGCCCCTGCTCCTTGACTTCCCCACCATGGTGGTACCAGGATTCACACGCCCCCCCAGACTCAGCTGGGATCCCTGCCCTCGTAACAGCTCAGCCATCCTGCCCAGGCTCCTCCACAGAGCCCTCATCACCTCTGATGACCCTGGGTTTCCTCTCAGCCTCCCTGGGATCTGTGTGCCTCCTGCCTCACAGCCAAGCACCCCCTCACCTGAGGAGCCCCGCACCCTTACCACTGCAGATGACCTTGCGCGGAGAAGAAGCATAGGAGAAGAATTCAGAGGCAGAGGAGACCTCCCCTGACCCTGGGCTGCAGCCTTGGGCCGCCACCACAGTGGATCCAAGCTGAGGGGCATCCTCTTGTGACTTCGAGATTCCTGAGGGAGGAATGAAAGGCTCAGGGTGGGTTCATCAGTCCTCTGtccacagatatttactgagtgtctgacACGTGTCAGGTGCAGCAAATACACACAGTTGAGAGTGTGGTCCCCGGTGGATACTCCAGTATTTAATTCAAATCAATACTTATTCTGTCAGTGTCTTGTTGGTAATGTAGGCCTCGGTGGTGACTGTGAGTATGAGGGAAGAGTGAGCGATGTGTACAAGTCTGTGGTAAGTgtggggtgggcgtggggagCACAGTGCACATGTGTCTATCTGTGTCTGTGGCCTTTGTGTGCATGGTTTCTGTTCACGAGTCAGGAATTCTGGGACATGTAACTTTTCCTCATTACATGGTGTGGCTTGTATTTATGCTGTGTGTTCATTCTTTCATCCACCAAGATTCAGTAAGCAGCTACTCCTATGTATCCGGCACTCTTCCATTGTTCTAGTCTCTGGTAATGCTGCACATTCTAGTAGGGGAAGACAAACACTAAACaagaatacaataaatatataatacatcaGCTGGTGGTAAGTATATAAGGGTTGCCAGACttagcaaacaaaaatacaggGCACCCAGTTAAAATTCAATTTCAGTTAAAcccagaataattttttagtgtaagtattcCCATGCACTATTTGGTCTTACttatttttagtgtaagtatggcccatacaatatttgggacatactcaTACTGAAAAATTACTCGTTGTTTATctggaattcaaatttaactggatagcccatattttatctggcaaccctgaCATGGGTTAGTGAGACTGGTTTACTGTGGTTTGTACAAAGCGGGTCTGGCACTACTCAAGAATGTGTTATAAGTGTGGTGTGTATGACATGTGACTGGTTCTTATAGAGGTATTTAGAGATAGCTGAAGTTAGCTGTGTTTGTGCGAGAGTTgaggagatacatatatatatatatagtgtgtgtgtctatatacatATCTCATCTCCAGCGTTTGGTATTGGAGGAGAGGATTGTGATACAGGTGGGTTGTATGAGAATGTAGTACAGGAGTGATGTGTGTATATACCTACATGTGCTGTGTCTGGTTTAATAAGGAAGTTATATGTGGGGTGTGTGATATTTTTGCTGTATCAGAGTGTACATGGGCGTATGAGTTACTGTCTCATAAAACACCCCTAACAATAATTCTGTATACACTCTTACATACACCGAGTGTCACCCCGGTCCAGGCAGGGTGACAAGAACTTTACCACGCAGACTTTATATCTGATAAGCCCTCTACCCCCATTCATCCCGCTCTTCTCTccactaccacacacacacacacacacacacacacacacacacaggaacatagagaaaaatattctgaatggtgggggcaggggcagtcATTGCCTTCCCCAGCCTGTCCCAGCCACTGTCTGAAAATCTGCCTGCTGTCTAGACCTCCATTCCCAGGGCCCATCCTACAGTCTCCAGGGTCCTGGGCCCGGTAGGAGCTACTGGGCTCTAATCTGGGGCAGAGGCCTCTAGCTGGAACTCTGGGATGGGCTCAGAGTTCCAGCTAGAGGCAAGCTACTGGCCTACATTTAATGCACGCAGGCACCACGTGGCCCGTGGCTCTCAGAGATCCCCGCAGGACCCTGAGGACATTTCTCACCCCTGCCCACGTGGTCTCAGTCTCTGGAaagcccttcccttcccttgatTTCCTTTGGGAAATTCTTCCTGTTGAAGGAATAAAACCTCCTTGCTTTCAATATGACACCATCCCTAGACAAACAATCTTCTTTTGAACTGCATTCCACTTCTCAAGGTATTTTTCAACAAGGCCTTCAACTCATGGGGCTtctctttccactttggtaaAAGGGGCCAAGCAACTCATGGGTCTCTCTCAGCATCCTTGCATCCTTCACATCCCACACCTCATGACCCCAGGGAAAGATCAAAGAGAATAAGAGACAACTCGGGGACTGAGAAAAGCTGCACCTGTAGGTCTGTTCAAGCAGGATGCAGCCTGCTGTGAGTCCGACAAAGCTCCAGGCCCGGCAGCCCCAGGAGAGAGTCCTCAGACCGGCGGAGCTGACCTCCCATCTCCCAGGGGCATCTGGCCTTTCTGTGCTGTCTCACACCACAGGGACCCTCCAGATGGATACGGCAGCATCAGTGAGACAAGGTCTCTCGCTCCCTGCTTCACAGGTGACACGTTCTCAGTTACCCACCCTTCCTAGAGAAGGTTCAGTTTGGCAGAAACCCATGTGCCCCAGACAAGTTGCCCCCCACATACCTCCTCCCTTCTGGGCAGTTTCCTGGGACTCTTCATTTTCCAGATGTTTCCTCTTTTGTCGCTGTTTCATCGTACCAACTAGAAGTCTCCCTTAGAAGATGCCTCACCTCCAACTCCTCCTCTTCCCTACAGGTTGGCCCTTCTTGGCTCTTGGGAAATCCGTTGAAATGATTCAATACGAATAAAAATAGTCAAGTCTCCTAAATGGCTGAAGAACTTAGACCACTTAGTGAACCGGCAGTACTGCCTAGCGCTCACCAGGGCTGCTAAGTTTCAAAGGTTGCCACGGCCACAGCAGAGTTCTCTAACCTCAAGGATGACCTCAGAGCATTCTGTGGACCTAGGTTCAACAGTCTCTGCAACAGCACAGACCCCATTTTCAAGAACAATTCCTTTTTCCCAGTAGAACCTTTCCCGTGAATTCAACTCTCACATCTTTCAAATGCGGCAGGATATTTTGAGATGTTAATCTgttcctgtttattttcttttcttcatttcacccTTTCCCTTCTGCATTCAGGTGGGTAGCAGACCCTATGTTCTCTGGCCAGTGGAAGAGCCTGGCAGGGCATAGCAGAAATAACATGCTGATGATCTtggcttttatttctaaaatcgCAAACTCCATGGAAAAGAGAGGATACTTGAGCAGAAACATAACAGAAGGAGGTTTTTGAAATTAGGTACTGTCTTGTTTCCCTACTGGAATGTTGAAATGTGCTAATTAAGTCAGAGAGAGATGTCTGCAAATCCTGGAGGAGAAAAGGCCTCTCAAGTGTGGCTGGAGGGGTAAATGGGGCAAAAACTCTAAAAGGAGATGGCTATAGTATGCATACAAGCAGAATCATGGCAACCAGAATCATGGCAACCTGTCCCATGCATGGCACAGCAGCCACCAAACCTAAAGGAGGCATGGCCCCCGAGCTGATGGACACCTACACTTACAACTGTGGGCTCCAGTCAACAATGATCATGCTTCCACCCACTCCCTCAAAAGCTTGGCCCTGTATGACTTCCAGATAGGGATGGCGGAAATCCAAACAGGACACCAGCAGGATCAAGGCTGAAAATACAAATTACgtggaattataaaaaaaaaatttgtactgTTTCTTGCACACCTCTGCTTGTGGGCTGTAATTTATACCAGTTATAAGTGGCAATGCATCTGGGTCCTCCTGACTCCACTCTAGAATTAGAGACACCTCATTTTGAGGTGTTGGCCAGGATCCAGTGGGAGTATTGGTGCACGGGACGAGGTAGACTCCCAGAAGTCGCTGCTTTCATTAGAAATACCACATGGACTGAGGCAGGTCCCAATTTGAAAGGGCACTGCAGAATGACTTAAGGTTTCAGGCAACAGGAGAGTGAAGAGAGGACAACGTCAGCCTTGTGAGGGTTTGCTGACGAGATTAAATCTTTCTGCTTCTTGGAGAATCCCTAGAAAAGATGGGGCAAGGAGgatttttcttcttagtttttttGGGGTAGAAATTTCCAAACATACACAAAGTAAAGAGAATGATATAAAAGGAATGCAGCACCATTTACCCATCACCcagtttcaacaattatcaaaAGTCTGCCATTCTTGTTctgctatacacacacacacaaacagactCACTCACTCGCacacttttagttttttgtgtatttattttggtttaggagtttggggagggtgggggaagtgCTGTTTTTTATTGCAAATCTCAGACATTATGTCATTTCTCCTTACGTGCCATAGTATTTATCTCCAACAGATAAAAACTTGTTTCTAACATAACATCATTATCTCACCCAACaaatttaattatcattttttcttaCCACAATAACTAAGCCATACTCAATTTCCTCCAAATgtgtttaaatgtcttttttataCATGATCTATTGAAATCAAGATCTAAAGAAGGTCCACACCTTGCAATGTCAATGTGTCTTTTAGTCTACAACagttctccctcccttttttttggCACtgatttgttgaagaaactaagTAATTTATCCTGTAGAATTTTCCACAGGAATCTGTTGATTGTATTCCTGTGATGTCATTTAAGATGTTCCCTATGACCTCTATTTTCTTATAAACAGGTAGTTACAGCTAGAGAATTAATTAGATTTAGATTCGATTTCATGTTACTACAAGATTATTTTATAAGTGATGCTGTGTACCTTCCTATTGCATTGCAACAGGAAGTACAAAAAGttgtctggttttttgtttgtttgtttgttttgtggtacgcaggcctctcactgttgtggcctctcccgttgcggagcacaggctccggactcgcaggcccagtggccatggctcacgggcccagccgctccacggcacgtgggatcctcccagaccggggcacgaacccgtgttccctgcatcagcaggcggactctcaaccactgcgccaccagggaagccctgtccgaTTTTTAATGAAGTTAAGGTTGATCGGTGAGGTCAGGTACTGTCAGCTTGGTCCCTCCATCCATAATGATGAGGAACCACAGTGCTCCTCACCAACCTTTCAACAAAGAGCATAACAACC
This genomic interval from Phocoena sinus isolate mPhoSin1 chromosome 3, mPhoSin1.pri, whole genome shotgun sequence contains the following:
- the FAM170A gene encoding protein FAM170A, translated to MKQRQKRKHLENEESQETAQKGGGISKSQEDAPQLGSTVVAAQGCSPGSGEVSSASEFFSYASSPRKVICSEIQRLHRDTAQPRAPLAQVQEQGETAPPSQYVSFSSSSSCEGSLYTDEEERGMKIFYMRVQVNRSVAVSWTIEKPLELLEKQLRREEVTLPGHVWVGNAASHVSTRNLSDSEPTGEENECEERAEPDSPSGSPAVKETLRAKTPDWMVTMEKGFRCMACCRVFPTLEILQQHVQYSVQDGFSCHVFHLAMSQLTGNVESESTSEEEEEKQEEKENEGQQHTGEDLCPRSQCPVYVFNSPKDRNN